Proteins co-encoded in one uncultured Draconibacterium sp. genomic window:
- a CDS encoding SpoIIE family protein phosphatase, translated as MLNKSIAYRLSVYISVAVIGVFIAFIGIFFLFNQSLIEESVKNKAMSQSTHVTSQVQRYIVTTSEVAENIADQVIFYGQQDHADLFIQSLVNKYSFINTIYVKIDSTVTQLPYWNYFTYRNGDSTLVLRGNGNISSCVNEQTQFENLIKQKDEGWSEPYFCDRNDIVVAAYCSPIMIEAASGQKKRVGEVICELSLNELNKQVNRIKIGKGGFAFLMSKDGIYITHPVSEWILNRSIYDIDEKVLHDDIKATNDQVLTNKKAGTLIAYPELYDFKKALVYYVPIPQNDWVLVSVLPYKELFEPLYLPVLQMLFFSVLGILVIYLTVTYIINQQIKPLSLVTKQLKRFSNLTGPYKDIPDNEITQVAESLNYMKSWYEKYLQTQSDEQKKKRRRQEDMNQASEIQQSFIKTVYPAFPNRTDIDLYATYQPARGVSGDLFDYFFIDDEHLVLTMGDVSGKGVPAAFFMSIAQTTIKTNALIPKANKIVEKVNKELCTSNHHQFFLTLFLGVLNVKTGILEYCNAAHTPGYVLTNRGKVEELAQSHGLPLGLYPDKSYGSAKIQMNKEDALVLYTDGVTEMLNENNRQYSNHQLAENLISLTGQSPKKMVERLDKSLKQFIGHTDQVDDITILILKYLR; from the coding sequence ATGTTAAATAAATCAATTGCATATCGATTGAGTGTTTATATATCCGTGGCTGTAATAGGGGTATTTATTGCTTTTATTGGTATATTTTTCCTTTTTAATCAATCGCTTATAGAAGAAAGTGTAAAGAATAAAGCGATGTCGCAAAGTACGCATGTAACCAGCCAGGTGCAACGTTATATTGTTACCACATCCGAAGTTGCTGAAAATATTGCCGATCAGGTTATTTTTTATGGTCAGCAAGATCATGCCGATTTGTTTATCCAAAGTCTGGTAAACAAATATTCGTTTATTAATACCATTTATGTGAAGATTGACTCAACAGTTACCCAATTACCTTATTGGAATTATTTTACCTACCGAAATGGTGATTCCACCTTAGTACTTCGAGGAAATGGTAATATTTCGTCGTGTGTAAATGAGCAAACACAATTTGAGAACCTGATTAAACAGAAAGACGAAGGCTGGTCGGAACCCTATTTTTGCGACCGAAATGATATTGTTGTTGCAGCCTACTGCTCGCCGATAATGATTGAAGCTGCTTCCGGCCAGAAGAAACGAGTTGGAGAAGTAATTTGCGAGTTGTCGTTAAATGAATTGAATAAGCAGGTTAATCGTATAAAGATAGGAAAAGGAGGATTTGCTTTTCTGATGTCGAAAGATGGCATTTATATTACACATCCTGTAAGCGAGTGGATACTTAACCGTAGCATTTATGATATTGATGAGAAAGTTCTTCACGATGATATTAAAGCCACAAACGATCAGGTGCTGACAAATAAAAAAGCAGGAACATTAATTGCTTATCCCGAATTATATGACTTCAAAAAAGCACTGGTTTATTATGTTCCTATTCCGCAAAATGATTGGGTTTTAGTATCGGTTTTACCGTACAAAGAGTTATTTGAACCCTTATATCTGCCTGTACTTCAGATGCTTTTTTTCTCAGTTCTCGGAATTCTTGTTATTTATTTAACCGTTACATACATTATTAATCAACAGATAAAACCGTTAAGTTTGGTTACCAAACAATTAAAACGTTTTAGCAATTTAACAGGTCCCTACAAAGATATTCCTGATAACGAAATTACACAGGTTGCCGAGAGTTTGAATTACATGAAATCGTGGTACGAAAAATACCTGCAGACACAATCCGACGAACAAAAGAAAAAGCGACGACGACAGGAAGATATGAATCAGGCTTCTGAAATTCAGCAAAGCTTTATTAAAACCGTTTATCCCGCTTTTCCAAACCGTACTGATATTGATCTTTATGCAACTTATCAACCTGCCAGGGGAGTAAGTGGTGACTTGTTCGACTATTTTTTTATTGATGACGAACATCTGGTTTTAACAATGGGAGATGTATCAGGCAAGGGAGTTCCAGCAGCATTTTTTATGAGTATTGCCCAAACAACAATTAAAACAAATGCTTTGATTCCAAAAGCTAATAAAATTGTAGAGAAGGTAAATAAAGAGTTGTGTACAAGTAATCACCATCAGTTCTTTTTAACATTGTTTTTGGGCGTTCTGAATGTAAAAACAGGCATTTTAGAATATTGCAATGCGGCTCACACTCCGGGATATGTTTTAACGAATAGAGGAAAAGTTGAAGAATTAGCCCAATCGCATGGGCTACCATTAGGGCTTTATCCCGATAAATCTTATGGTTCAGCTAAAATTCAAATGAACAAGGAAGATGCGCTTGTGTTGTATACTGATGGAGTTACTGAAATGCTAAACGAAAACAATCGACAGTACAGTAACCATCAACTTGCTGAGAATCTGATATCGCTTACAGGGCAAAGCCCGAAGAAAATGGTTGAGCGATTAGATAAGAGCTTGAAGCAATTTATTGGTCATACCGATCAGGTCGATGATATTACAATTTTAATATTGAAATATTTAAGATAA
- a CDS encoding PfkB family carbohydrate kinase, with protein MKHKALFIGLTTIDIQYFIDEIPVPNTKIKTDIPDILVGGPATNAAVAFAYLNKTATLASPAGLNAFSSFIDQDLNRVGVDHFDLAYGQEFETILATVLTSKNGDRTIVTHNPKEVHSTISPQKLIDLVEPQILLIDGFYPEFSLECVRICKERGIPVIADCGSWKPQFAELLSYIDIAICSADFMPPKCEKREDLFDFMRAENIQSVAISNGGAEIEYFSKEKKGSLVVPAVEVKDTLGAGDFLHGAFCYYFLESTDFESAMQKAASLASFTCRFEGTRKWLKFDYNT; from the coding sequence ATGAAACACAAAGCCTTATTTATTGGACTAACTACAATCGACATTCAATATTTTATTGATGAGATTCCGGTTCCCAATACCAAAATTAAAACCGATATCCCGGATATTTTAGTTGGTGGACCGGCAACCAATGCGGCTGTTGCGTTTGCTTATTTGAATAAAACGGCAACACTTGCCAGTCCGGCTGGCCTGAATGCTTTTTCCTCATTTATCGATCAGGATCTTAATAGGGTAGGAGTTGATCATTTTGATCTGGCCTATGGTCAGGAATTTGAAACAATTCTGGCGACTGTTTTAACCTCAAAAAATGGCGACCGAACCATTGTAACACATAATCCCAAAGAAGTACATAGCACTATTTCTCCACAAAAACTAATTGATCTGGTAGAACCTCAGATATTGCTTATCGATGGTTTTTATCCTGAGTTCAGCCTTGAATGTGTACGAATTTGTAAAGAACGGGGAATACCTGTTATTGCTGATTGCGGAAGTTGGAAGCCGCAGTTTGCTGAGCTCTTAAGCTATATTGATATCGCCATATGCTCGGCCGATTTTATGCCTCCGAAATGTGAAAAACGGGAAGACCTTTTTGATTTTATGAGAGCTGAAAACATTCAGTCGGTGGCTATTTCAAATGGCGGTGCTGAGATCGAATATTTTTCAAAAGAAAAGAAGGGGAGTTTGGTCGTTCCGGCAGTTGAGGTAAAAGATACACTTGGTGCCGGAGATTTTTTACATGGTGCTTTTTGTTATTATTTTCTTGAAAGTACTGATTTCGAAAGTGCTATGCAGAAAGCAGCATCATTAGCTTCGTTTACATGCCGTTTTGAGGGAACGCGGAAATGGTTAAAATTCGATTATAATACCTGA
- the fabG gene encoding 3-oxoacyl-[acyl-carrier-protein] reductase, with amino-acid sequence MKLLEGKTAIITGASRGIGKAIAVKYAQEGCDVAFTDLFEDDNMKATEEELKTYGVKAKGYASDASNFEDTDRVVNEIVKEFGRIDVLVNNAGITKDTLLMRMTEDQWDAVINVNLKSVFNFTKAVQRTMLKQRSGSIVNLSSVVGVSGNAGQANYSASKAGIIGFTKSIARELGSRGVRSNAIAPGFIITEMTGKIPEDARKAWEASIPLKRGGTPEEVAGVATFLASDLSSYVSGQVIPVCGAMNT; translated from the coding sequence ATGAAATTACTTGAAGGAAAAACAGCAATCATTACCGGTGCTTCTCGCGGTATTGGTAAAGCAATTGCTGTAAAGTATGCACAGGAAGGGTGCGATGTTGCCTTTACCGATCTTTTTGAAGATGATAATATGAAAGCTACGGAAGAGGAATTAAAAACTTATGGTGTAAAAGCCAAAGGATATGCTTCTGATGCAAGTAATTTTGAAGATACCGACCGGGTTGTAAACGAAATTGTTAAAGAATTTGGCCGTATTGATGTATTGGTAAATAACGCAGGTATTACAAAAGATACGTTGTTAATGAGAATGACTGAAGACCAGTGGGATGCAGTTATTAATGTTAATCTGAAATCGGTATTTAATTTTACAAAGGCGGTTCAGCGCACCATGTTAAAACAACGTTCGGGGTCAATCGTTAACCTTAGCTCGGTTGTTGGTGTTAGCGGAAATGCGGGACAGGCAAACTACTCGGCATCAAAAGCGGGTATTATTGGTTTCACCAAATCGATAGCACGCGAACTGGGTTCTCGTGGTGTTCGATCTAATGCCATTGCTCCTGGTTTTATTATTACCGAAATGACCGGTAAAATTCCGGAAGATGCGCGTAAAGCATGGGAAGCCTCAATTCCTCTGAAAAGAGGTGGAACACCTGAAGAGGTTGCTGGTGTTGCTACATTTCTGGCATCCGATTTATCGTCGTATGTTAGCGGACAGGTTATTCCCGTTTGCGGTGCAATGAACACTTAA
- a CDS encoding NAD-dependent deacylase: MKTLKDEVVNLIKQSKFTIAFTGAGISVESGIPPFRGEHGLWNKYDPHVLDLGYFLNNTELCWTYIREIFYDFFADAKPNDAHRILAEMEKNRLLDAVVTQNIDNLHYEAGSHLVHEFHGNSKKLKCLKCGQVYDARNINFENIPPKCENDGEILKPDFIFFGEGIPHDAYVDSFAAAEKAEVCIIIGSTGEVTPASYVPRTAKQAGATIIEINPEETVFTSAITDIHLKGKATDVLNQLGELLF, translated from the coding sequence GTGAAAACCTTAAAAGACGAAGTAGTAAATTTAATAAAACAATCGAAATTCACCATAGCATTTACCGGTGCCGGAATTTCGGTTGAAAGTGGTATCCCTCCATTTCGGGGAGAACACGGACTTTGGAATAAATACGATCCTCATGTGTTGGATTTGGGCTATTTTCTGAATAACACAGAGCTCTGCTGGACATATATTCGCGAGATATTTTACGATTTTTTTGCCGATGCCAAGCCAAATGATGCTCATCGTATTTTAGCAGAAATGGAAAAAAACAGGCTACTAGATGCTGTCGTTACCCAAAACATCGATAATTTGCATTACGAAGCCGGCAGCCACCTTGTTCATGAGTTTCATGGGAATTCAAAAAAGCTAAAATGTTTAAAGTGCGGGCAGGTTTATGATGCGCGAAATATTAATTTTGAAAACATTCCGCCAAAGTGTGAAAATGATGGAGAAATACTAAAACCCGACTTTATATTCTTTGGCGAAGGAATTCCGCACGATGCATATGTCGATTCGTTCGCGGCAGCCGAAAAAGCCGAAGTTTGCATTATTATTGGCTCAACCGGAGAAGTAACACCGGCGTCGTATGTACCTCGTACGGCTAAACAGGCCGGGGCAACAATCATCGAAATCAATCCGGAGGAAACCGTTTTTACTTCGGCAATTACCGATATTCATTTAAAAGGGAAAGCCACCGATGTGTTAAATCAGTTGGGCGAATTACTGTTTTGA
- a CDS encoding FecR domain-containing protein: MKKEPYIVQLIHRLYSANRLEYDEIEELEKWLDRFNDNPDIDDWLINNWIESGDQDVHISLQEIKEKIRKCDDGFSRFGIATNKSIYRNRARRLLNSYSIATAASLLLVFMSGFFAYYMGFFVLTNTVIAESISTECSEEKNVTLIVGEERQYVLTSETLELMEDGITIKGNNNQLALNKDTVTAISPREQIFSTIQVPLGKDYFLKLADGTKVWLNAGSTLKFPDYFTDDGRIVELTGEAFFDVKSDKSNPFFVRVQETELRVTGTRFNVCNYKNETRSSVTLEEGKVEVAVNNNFYELNPGERFEFAKESGQVNISEVNTSLYTSWKDGIYEFKDINLLDLTERLKKWYDVDFVFEKQPLKELRFTGVVKKDYSIVYFLQVLEKTTNVQFLIDGDVILIQEEK, encoded by the coding sequence ATGAAAAAGGAACCATACATAGTGCAACTTATTCATCGTCTTTATTCAGCAAATAGACTTGAATACGATGAAATAGAAGAATTGGAAAAATGGCTAGATCGTTTTAATGATAATCCTGATATTGATGACTGGCTTATCAATAATTGGATAGAATCTGGTGATCAAGATGTCCATATTTCACTTCAGGAGATAAAAGAAAAAATTCGAAAATGCGATGATGGGTTCAGCAGGTTTGGTATAGCAACAAATAAGAGTATTTATCGAAATAGAGCAAGGAGGCTCCTGAATTCCTATTCCATAGCTACTGCTGCGTCGCTACTTTTGGTGTTTATGTCTGGTTTTTTTGCTTACTACATGGGCTTTTTCGTATTAACGAATACTGTTATTGCAGAGTCAATTAGTACAGAGTGTAGTGAGGAAAAAAATGTCACTCTTATTGTTGGCGAGGAACGCCAATACGTGCTAACCAGCGAAACGCTGGAATTGATGGAAGATGGAATAACGATAAAGGGTAATAACAACCAGCTGGCATTGAATAAGGATACAGTTACAGCCATTTCTCCTCGCGAACAGATTTTCAGTACGATACAGGTGCCTTTGGGAAAAGACTACTTTTTAAAACTCGCAGATGGAACCAAAGTCTGGCTTAATGCGGGATCGACTCTTAAATTTCCCGACTATTTTACAGATGATGGACGAATTGTTGAATTAACAGGAGAAGCTTTTTTTGATGTAAAGTCAGATAAATCAAACCCATTCTTTGTTCGGGTGCAAGAAACTGAACTTCGTGTTACCGGAACCCGCTTTAACGTATGTAATTACAAGAATGAGACTAGAAGCTCAGTTACGCTCGAAGAAGGGAAAGTGGAAGTTGCTGTAAATAATAACTTTTATGAACTGAATCCCGGAGAACGGTTCGAATTTGCAAAAGAAAGCGGACAGGTAAATATTAGCGAAGTGAATACCAGCTTGTATACAAGCTGGAAAGATGGGATCTATGAATTTAAGGACATAAACCTCTTGGATTTAACAGAAAGGCTGAAAAAATGGTACGATGTGGATTTTGTTTTCGAGAAGCAACCATTAAAAGAATTGAGATTTACAGGAGTGGTGAAAAAAGATTATTCTATTGTCTATTTCCTTCAGGTATTGGAGAAAACAACTAATGTTCAGTTTCTAATTGACGGAGATGTGATCTTGATACAGGAAGAGAAATAG
- a CDS encoding RNA polymerase sigma-70 factor produces MGKDLSKHSNFRKGSHEHNNNDSKQRNGTGNKSCYLNESELLRRIKGGDERAFDSLFYKYKGKIYHFLKLSLPDDHQTEGIVQEVFIRLWLKRKEINVSQGIQPFLFSIARNLMRDQLRKNLVRQKYLSSLSFTQNEVYSSPEREMEYAEFEKRVMDYIENMPERRRHIFELSRNEGKTYLQIANELGISVNTVDTQIRKALHGLRSLIFKVVTCFF; encoded by the coding sequence ATGGGCAAAGATTTATCAAAACATAGTAACTTCCGAAAAGGTTCTCACGAACACAATAATAACGATTCCAAACAACGAAATGGTACCGGTAATAAATCTTGCTATTTAAATGAATCGGAGCTTTTAAGGCGTATAAAAGGCGGAGATGAAAGGGCTTTTGATTCTTTGTTTTATAAGTATAAGGGAAAAATATACCATTTCTTAAAGTTGAGTTTGCCAGACGACCACCAAACAGAAGGAATTGTACAGGAGGTGTTCATCCGGTTGTGGTTAAAACGGAAAGAAATTAATGTAAGTCAGGGAATACAACCATTTCTGTTTTCTATTGCAAGAAATCTAATGAGAGATCAACTTAGAAAAAATCTTGTTCGTCAGAAATACCTATCTAGTCTATCATTTACACAAAACGAAGTTTATTCTTCTCCAGAAAGGGAGATGGAGTATGCAGAGTTTGAAAAAAGGGTTATGGATTATATTGAGAATATGCCTGAGCGTAGACGTCATATCTTTGAGTTGAGCCGAAATGAAGGGAAAACATACCTGCAGATTGCGAATGAGCTAGGTATTAGTGTAAATACTGTAGATACTCAGATACGAAAAGCCTTGCATGGGTTAAGAAGTCTTATTTTTAAGGTGGTTACTTGCTTCTTTTAA
- a CDS encoding SusC/RagA family TonB-linked outer membrane protein: MRKNVFKNYAFTKCRPKRPGIKLLVGSIVFMLSFSFSVTAAVAANMLSQEVITLQKGNYSFQTVFDEIKNQTGFAVIYSNNRLNKSGKVTIEKEKNTVDELMIKCTQKQQVSYEYKDDYIVITPMKEQSLQEVTREVKGKVKDSGGEPLPGVTIVVKGTTIGSVTDIDGNFTLKVPASATTLLVSFVGMESQEINVSGKDYLEVILEPVSQDIDEVVVTGLQRIDKRLFTGATTSLSANDVKLDGISEISRALEGRAAGVSVQNVSGTFGTAPKIRVRGATSIYGSSKPLWVVDGVIMEDVTEVSADALSSGDAETLISSAIAGLNTDDIESFQILKDGSATSIYGARAMAGVIVVTTKKGKAGSNRISYTGEFSMRLTPNYSDFNIMNSQEQMGVYREMENAGYLNLAETSRTSNSGVYGKMYQLINTYDSATGKYALANTTAARNGYLREAEYRNTDWFDVLFNNSISQNHAISMSSGTEKASYYTSISMMDDPGWYKQSEVKRYTANINALYNISNKLSLNLIGNSAYRKQKAPGTLSQSVDVVSGEVKRDFDINPYSYSMNTSRTLDSDKYYVRNYAPFNILNELENNYMKLDVVDLRFQGEMKFKPIKKVEIAALGAYKFSTTIQGHEIHDNSNQAWAFRAMDDATMRDANPWLYTDPDNANSLPVSVLPVGGFYRETKYSMNSYDFRATVAYNDVFNDDHIFNFFGGMEVNAVDRKKTWFNGVGMQYDMGMLGAYDYLYFKQGNEEGSSYYTVGETRTRSMAYYGTTTYSYQGKYTVSGTARYEGTNKLGKSRSARWLPTWNVSGAWNVHEENFFESLRPMLSSLMFKASYSLTADRGPADVTNSLVVIKSYNPWRPFASVNESGLEIDDLENSELTYEKKHELNIGANVGFWNNRINLAADWYKRDNYDLIGIINTMGVGGQITKLGNVASMKADGIEFALSTRNVITNNFKWNTSFIFSKSKNEVTKFESDSRVIDMISGTGFTMEGYPVRALFSMDFQGLNDEGLPTFINEEGEVTVSDINFQERDKKDHLVYEGPTDPTITGSLGNLFTYKNFKFNVFMTYSLGNVIRLDPVFSNEYSDLDAMPKEYKNRWTMAGDEAITNIPVIADQRQNANDAYLSYAYNAYNFSTARIAKGDFVRMKEISLSYDFPKKMISAMNISNLSLKVQATNLFLIYADDKLNGQDPEFVNTGGVAAPVPKQFTFTVRLGL, encoded by the coding sequence ATGAGAAAAAATGTGTTTAAAAACTATGCATTTACGAAATGCAGACCAAAACGGCCGGGAATAAAACTTCTGGTGGGTAGTATTGTATTTATGCTGTCGTTTTCTTTTTCAGTTACAGCTGCTGTTGCTGCAAACATGCTGTCGCAAGAGGTTATCACTTTACAAAAGGGTAACTACAGTTTTCAAACGGTGTTTGATGAAATTAAAAACCAGACCGGATTTGCGGTTATTTACAGCAATAACCGACTGAATAAGTCGGGTAAAGTGACAATTGAAAAGGAAAAAAATACGGTAGACGAATTAATGATTAAGTGTACTCAAAAACAACAGGTGAGTTATGAGTACAAGGATGATTACATTGTCATTACCCCAATGAAAGAACAATCTTTGCAAGAAGTTACACGAGAGGTAAAAGGAAAAGTGAAAGATTCCGGCGGAGAACCGTTACCTGGTGTTACCATTGTGGTAAAAGGAACAACAATAGGTAGTGTTACCGATATTGACGGAAACTTTACGTTGAAAGTTCCGGCGAGTGCAACAACCCTTCTTGTTTCATTTGTAGGAATGGAAAGCCAGGAAATTAATGTTAGCGGAAAAGATTACCTCGAGGTAATACTTGAACCGGTTTCTCAAGATATTGATGAAGTAGTGGTTACCGGGCTACAACGAATAGACAAACGTTTATTTACCGGAGCAACAACCAGTCTGTCGGCTAATGATGTAAAACTTGATGGAATTTCAGAAATAAGTCGCGCATTAGAAGGACGAGCCGCTGGTGTTTCTGTGCAAAATGTTTCGGGGACTTTTGGTACTGCTCCAAAAATTCGTGTACGTGGGGCAACATCCATTTATGGTAGTTCTAAACCTCTTTGGGTGGTAGATGGAGTTATAATGGAAGATGTGACCGAAGTGAGTGCTGATGCATTATCTTCCGGTGATGCTGAAACATTAATTTCTTCTGCTATTGCAGGACTCAATACTGATGATATTGAAAGCTTCCAGATATTGAAGGATGGCTCGGCTACTTCAATTTATGGGGCACGTGCTATGGCTGGGGTAATTGTAGTAACAACTAAAAAAGGGAAAGCTGGTTCTAACAGAATTTCTTATACCGGTGAATTCTCAATGCGACTAACTCCTAATTATAGTGATTTTAACATAATGAATTCTCAGGAGCAAATGGGTGTATATAGGGAAATGGAAAATGCTGGTTATTTAAATCTGGCAGAAACTTCTCGTACTTCCAATAGTGGTGTTTATGGTAAGATGTATCAACTTATCAATACTTATGATTCGGCAACTGGAAAATATGCTTTAGCAAATACCACGGCTGCCCGTAATGGATATTTAAGAGAGGCAGAATATCGTAATACTGATTGGTTTGATGTTTTATTTAACAATTCTATTTCACAAAACCATGCAATTAGTATGTCTTCTGGTACCGAAAAGGCTTCTTATTATACTTCTATAAGTATGATGGACGATCCCGGCTGGTATAAGCAAAGTGAAGTAAAACGTTACACTGCCAATATTAACGCTTTGTACAATATATCCAATAAACTGTCACTAAATCTTATCGGGAATAGTGCATACCGAAAGCAAAAAGCACCAGGGACATTAAGCCAGAGTGTAGATGTGGTATCGGGAGAGGTAAAACGCGATTTCGACATCAACCCTTATTCATACTCGATGAATACTTCGCGTACTCTTGATTCAGATAAATATTATGTACGTAATTATGCCCCTTTTAACATTCTGAACGAATTAGAAAACAATTATATGAAACTTGATGTTGTGGATTTACGTTTTCAGGGTGAAATGAAATTTAAGCCCATAAAAAAAGTAGAAATAGCTGCATTGGGTGCTTATAAATTTTCTACCACCATCCAAGGACATGAAATCCATGATAATTCGAACCAGGCATGGGCTTTTCGTGCAATGGACGATGCAACCATGCGTGATGCTAATCCCTGGCTTTATACCGATCCTGACAATGCAAACTCGCTTCCAGTAAGTGTGTTGCCTGTGGGTGGTTTTTATCGCGAAACTAAATATTCAATGAATAGTTATGATTTTCGAGCAACAGTTGCATACAACGATGTTTTTAACGATGACCACATTTTTAATTTCTTTGGAGGAATGGAGGTTAATGCTGTCGACCGTAAAAAAACCTGGTTTAACGGAGTAGGTATGCAATATGATATGGGAATGCTTGGGGCGTATGATTATCTCTATTTCAAACAAGGTAACGAGGAAGGTTCTTCTTATTATACCGTTGGAGAAACAAGGACTCGTTCTATGGCATACTATGGTACTACAACATATTCATATCAGGGTAAATATACGGTAAGTGGTACTGCTCGTTATGAAGGTACGAATAAACTTGGAAAGAGTCGTTCTGCACGTTGGTTGCCAACATGGAATGTTTCAGGAGCCTGGAATGTGCACGAAGAAAATTTCTTTGAAAGTCTTAGGCCTATGCTATCAAGCTTAATGTTTAAAGCATCTTATTCGTTAACCGCAGATCGTGGTCCTGCAGATGTAACTAATTCTCTTGTCGTTATTAAAAGTTATAATCCTTGGCGTCCATTTGCAAGTGTAAACGAATCTGGTCTTGAAATTGATGATCTTGAAAATAGTGAGCTGACCTATGAAAAGAAACATGAGTTAAATATTGGTGCCAATGTTGGCTTTTGGAATAATCGAATTAATTTAGCGGCAGACTGGTATAAGCGTGATAACTACGATTTAATAGGTATTATTAACACCATGGGAGTAGGTGGCCAGATAACTAAACTTGGTAATGTGGCCAGTATGAAAGCAGACGGGATAGAATTTGCGTTGTCAACCAGAAATGTTATAACTAATAATTTCAAGTGGAACACCAGTTTTATCTTTTCAAAATCAAAGAATGAAGTTACAAAATTTGAATCGGACAGCCGGGTGATAGACATGATCTCGGGAACAGGTTTTACGATGGAAGGGTATCCTGTTCGTGCACTTTTTTCTATGGACTTTCAGGGCTTAAATGATGAAGGATTACCAACATTTATTAATGAGGAAGGGGAAGTAACCGTAAGCGATATAAACTTCCAGGAACGCGATAAAAAAGATCATTTGGTATACGAAGGCCCCACAGATCCGACAATAACAGGGAGTTTAGGTAATTTATTTACTTACAAAAATTTCAAGTTCAATGTCTTTATGACTTATTCGTTGGGTAATGTAATACGTCTGGATCCAGTATTCAGTAATGAGTATTCTGATTTGGATGCTATGCCTAAAGAGTACAAAAATAGGTGGACAATGGCTGGCGACGAAGCAATAACAAATATTCCTGTTATTGCCGATCAAAGACAAAATGCTAATGACGCTTACTTGAGCTATGCCTATAATGCTTATAATTTCTCTACTGCACGTATTGCAAAAGGAGATTTTGTCCGAATGAAAGAAATTTCTCTTTCTTATGATTTCCCTAAAAAAATGATTTCGGCTATGAATATTAGCAATTTGTCATTGAAAGTACAAGCTACCAATTTATTCCTGATATATGCAGACGATAAATTAAATGGACAGGATCCTGAGTTTGTTAATACCGGTGGTGTTGCAGCTCCGGTACCAAAACAATTTACTTTTACCGTTAGGTTAGGACTTTAA